In Lentilactobacillus sp. SPB1-3, the sequence GACCGCTGATGAAAAAAAAGATGACTACTTTCAGCAACAGTATGATAAATTCAACGCTTTTATGGAAGTTGTGTCTGATCGACCAAAGTATGTTCATGTGGCTAACTCTGCTACTAGTCTGTGGCACAAAATTTGTGGTGGTAACATGATTCGCTTAGGAATCGCCGCTTATGGTCTCAATCCTTCTCAAAGAGAGATTACTGAGTTGCCATATGATTTAAAACCAGCTCTGACATTAACATCTAGTTTAGTGCACGTGAAAATGGTGACGAAGGGAACTCATATTGGTTATGGTGCAACATATGAGGCCCAAAAAGACGAATGGATCGGTACTGTGCCAATGGGGTATGCGGATGGCATTGCCCGTAAATTACAGGGATTTGATGTCCTCGTGAATGGTCACAAGTGTGAAATAGTTGGTAGGGTTTGCATGGATCAATTTATGATTCGTTTAGATCGGAAATATGATGTTGGTACATCTGTGGTTATTATTGGTAAGTCTGGTGAACTACAGAACACTGCTGAAGACATAGCTGATTATATTGGCACCATTAATTACGAGGTTATTTGTGGCCTGCAACCGCGAATCAAACGGGTATATTTTTAAATTTTACTGCATACTTAACTATTCCATGGTATATTATTAGTTAGCTAAAGAAAATATAGGGGATAGTTTTATGGTAAATACAGTCCAGAATAATAAACATTTCTCACTAGCAGTAGATGAGCAAATCACTAGTAGATTAAGTGATTTTTGTAGCCATATCGGGATAAATCAATCATCGACGGTAAATATTGCTATCAACTATTTTTTTGATGATCCGAAACTGATTCATTCATTAATGGATGGTTATCGCGAGATGGGAAACTTAAATCGTGAGTTAACTCATGACTTTTTAGCTTGTGAGGCTGATGCCGAAATTCACCTTGCCCAGTATCGGAATAAATTCGATAACTAATTTATTTATATTTAGTTTATCGTCAGAGGGGGTAAATAATGGCTGACGTTTTATTTAAACGTGGGGACATTTTTTATGCTGATCTTTCGCCGGTAATCGGTTCTGAGCAGGGGGGAATGAGACCAGTATTAATTGTCCAGAATGATATTGGAAATCATTATAGTCCTACAGTAATTGTTGCAGCGATTACTGCCAGAATTTCCAAGCCCAAAATGCCAACACATGTTGGTATTAAGGCCGGGGATGGAATTGAGCGTGACTCAGTAATTCTGTTAGAACAGATTAGAACGATCGATAAGCAACGCTTGAAGGATAAGGTCACTCATCTTAACGATGATTTGATGCTTAAAGTGGATGAAGCAATTAGAATCAGTCTTGGAATTGTGGATAACTAGATTCTTCAAGTGGCGTACATAAAGAATTACAGGTCATTAAAATAGATTCAGCATCTAGCAAACTAATAGTGTCATTTGTTGAATTTGGACCATTCTTCTCATAATTAAATAACCAAATGGTTACTATCAGGCGAGGCATTGTCTATATCATGACGATGCTTCGCCTGATTTTTATTTATCTAACAATTTGTATCCAATTTGATATTTTTAGACAAAAAAATACCCAAGAAGTATTGGTAAATAACTTTTCAGGTATTTTGATGGTCTTTTGAATTAAAGTGTTTTTTCTTCTTGTAAGTTTTCCACTTCTGGAACACGGAAATCTTTACGTTCCAATGCGGCAATGATTCGATTTAAGCGATCGCTATCTACTTCTGCAGGTAAAGTAAACATTATCCGGTGCACAAGTTCACCTTCTTGAGCATCAAGTGAAATAACACTCGCAATTGAGGTGTATTTAGTAATGATCTTAGTGATGTCCTCAAGGTCACCACGTTCGCCACTAGCAACAACTGTTAGTACGTAACTACCAATGTTAACGTTCCATGATTGTGAAAGCATATCCAACAATCTTGTATGAGTTAAAATTCCGTAGAAATTGTTTTTTTCATCTAGGACAGCAATGTATGGCAAATCTTTGATTGAAAAGAATACTTGGAAGAAGGCAGAGTTGATATTAATAAATTTAGTAGCATTTTTAAGTAACGTAGTAACTGGCAATGTCATATCGCCACCACGAGACTTGTGACGATAAATATGCATCTTATAGATGTTACCACGGAAAATAGTTCCAGTTTCATCTAAAATTGGAACACAACGATAGCCGGAATCTTCAAGTACTGCAAGGGCTTCTTCAAGAGTATTGCTCTCCTTAACAGTCACTAATCGTTCCTTAGGCTTGACTAAGCTTTTAAAAAGCATAAACATTCCTCCAATTAACGGTATTTTTATATTCTCATCATACCATAATAATCTGAAATATTTATTAATAAAAGTAATAATTTATGTACAAAAAAAGCCGCCGAAGCGACTTTTGCTGAATTATAGTTGAGACATACCATCGGCAGTAGTCTTTTGAAGAGTTTCTGCTGATTTTCTCATTAATTCCTTTTCTTCATCGTTCAAAGGAACTTCAATAACTTCGGCAACACCTGAACCATTGATGATAGCAGGAGTACCAATGTAAACATCGTTTAATCCGTATTGGCCGTCCATTGGAGCGCCAACAGGAAGAACAGTGTTTTCATCACGTAACACAGCTTTAGAAATTCTCATCAAAGCAGTAGCAACTCCGTAGAAGGTTGCACCCTTACGGTTAATGATTTCATATGCCTTGTGACGAGTTTCGTCTTCGATTTGGTGAAGGTCATCCATTGATAAGCCGGCACGTTTTGCACGGGCAATCAATGATTCGCCACCAACAGTTGCAGCAGAATATGCAGCAAATTCTGAATCACCATGTTCACCCATGATGTAAGCGTTAATTGATTGTGGGTTAACATTTAGCTTTTTAGCTAAACCAACTTGAAGTCTTGATGAATCAAGAGATGTACCACTACCAAATACACGGTTCTTTGGAAATCCTGAGAATTTTTGAGCAGCGTAAGTCAAAATATCAACTGGGTTAGCTGCAACTAAAATAATTCCTTTGAATCCTGAAGCAACTAATGGGTCAATGATTGCTTGCATAATCTTAAGGTTTTTGTTAACAAGGTCCAAACGTGTTTCTCCTGGCTTTTGTGGTGCACCAGCAGTGATAACAGCTAAGTCAGCATCAGCACAGTCTGAGTAGTCACCTGAGAATACGTGTTTTGGTGAAGTAAATACTTGGGCGTCCTCAAGGTCAAGGGCGTCTCCTTCTGTACGTTCCTTTACAACATCAACGATAACAAATTCTTCGGCAAGTCCTTGTTGCATCATAGCGTATGCGTATGATGATCCAACGGCACCGTCACCAATTAAAGCAACTTTTTGGCGATCTAAAGTCAAATTGATCATCTCCTATAAAATTTTCTGAAACCAACAACATTATAACATAGGATTGTTGTAATATTCACAACCAATTTGGCGAATGCTTTGGTTAAACGTGTTCAATCAAAAAATAATTATTATAAAAATGAACAAATTCTATAATATGGTATAATTTTTAGGATAAATATAAGGACAAGCTGAACATTTTTTGTTCGGCCTTTTGTGTTGTCAGAAAGAAAGAGGAACTTTAAAAAATGAAATTAATCGTTGGTTTGGGAAATATCGGTCCCCAATATACTGGCACGCGTCATAATACTGGCTTTATGGTGGTTGAAGAATTTGCAAAACAGCATAATATTCAAATCATAACCAGAAAGATGGATGCTAAGTATGGTGAAGGATTTATTGGTAGTGAAAAGGTGATGGTCGTTGAACCTACCACGTTTATGAATGAGTCAGGAAGAGCAGTGGTTGCTTTTCAGAACTATTTTGATATTGATGTTGACGACATTATTATCATTCATGATGATATGGACTTACCAGTAGGCAAAATCAGAATCAGAGCAACCGGTTCTGCCGGTGGTCATAATGGAATCAAAAGTATTATTGCGTCAATCGGCACCAGAGATTTTGCTCGTATTAAGGTCGGAATTGCCCATCCGCAACGTCAAAAGGTAGTGGATTACGTATTAGGTAAATTTTCTAAAGAACAATTACCTGACTTTTTATCTGCACAAGACCATGCTGTTAGCGCACTTGAGGACTGGGTCGACGGTAGCGCCATTCCAGAATTAGAGAATAAATTTAATTAATTAGTATTGTAGAGAGGAAGAGACGAATGGAATTAGATCATCTATTTGAGGGGATCGCAGATTTTGAAGACATCATTAAGCAGGTTGCGCCTAAATCCCGTCAATTAGTAACTGGATTAAGCGGATCAGCAAAAACGATGTTCATCAATGGAATATATAAGCAAATCGATCAACCAATGATCATCGTGACCGATACGCTAGCGCATGCGGATCAATTGACAGCTGATTTAGCTAATCTGGTTTCAGATGATCAACTATTCGAATTTCCAGTCGAGGAAATTGG encodes:
- a CDS encoding L-lactate dehydrogenase, whose translation is MINLTLDRQKVALIGDGAVGSSYAYAMMQQGLAEEFVIVDVVKERTEGDALDLEDAQVFTSPKHVFSGDYSDCADADLAVITAGAPQKPGETRLDLVNKNLKIMQAIIDPLVASGFKGIILVAANPVDILTYAAQKFSGFPKNRVFGSGTSLDSSRLQVGLAKKLNVNPQSINAYIMGEHGDSEFAAYSAATVGGESLIARAKRAGLSMDDLHQIEDETRHKAYEIINRKGATFYGVATALMRISKAVLRDENTVLPVGAPMDGQYGLNDVYIGTPAIINGSGVAEVIEVPLNDEEKELMRKSAETLQKTTADGMSQL
- a CDS encoding type II toxin-antitoxin system PemK/MazF family toxin, yielding MADVLFKRGDIFYADLSPVIGSEQGGMRPVLIVQNDIGNHYSPTVIVAAITARISKPKMPTHVGIKAGDGIERDSVILLEQIRTIDKQRLKDKVTHLNDDLMLKVDEAIRISLGIVDN
- a CDS encoding antitoxin; its protein translation is MVNTVQNNKHFSLAVDEQITSRLSDFCSHIGINQSSTVNIAINYFFDDPKLIHSLMDGYREMGNLNRELTHDFLACEADAEIHLAQYRNKFDN
- the alr gene encoding alanine racemase, yielding MVVAMMRNSQVLIDQQAIFSNIKNARENLEADSDLFVVLKADGYGHGAVQVAKIAQSAGATGFCVAMLDEAMELREAGIILPILVLGITDAQWAPVAADNNISLTISSSDWLKQAAEVLFVTKASTKLKIHVALDTGMGRIGFQTPQELAEALTTLKSLSKNIEFEGIFTHFATADEKKDDYFQQQYDKFNAFMEVVSDRPKYVHVANSATSLWHKICGGNMIRLGIAAYGLNPSQREITELPYDLKPALTLTSSLVHVKMVTKGTHIGYGATYEAQKDEWIGTVPMGYADGIARKLQGFDVLVNGHKCEIVGRVCMDQFMIRLDRKYDVGTSVVIIGKSGELQNTAEDIADYIGTINYEVICGLQPRIKRVYF
- the pth gene encoding aminoacyl-tRNA hydrolase; protein product: MKLIVGLGNIGPQYTGTRHNTGFMVVEEFAKQHNIQIITRKMDAKYGEGFIGSEKVMVVEPTTFMNESGRAVVAFQNYFDIDVDDIIIIHDDMDLPVGKIRIRATGSAGGHNGIKSIIASIGTRDFARIKVGIAHPQRQKVVDYVLGKFSKEQLPDFLSAQDHAVSALEDWVDGSAIPELENKFN
- the cbpA gene encoding cyclic di-AMP binding protein CbpA, which translates into the protein MLFKSLVKPKERLVTVKESNTLEEALAVLEDSGYRCVPILDETGTIFRGNIYKMHIYRHKSRGGDMTLPVTTLLKNATKFININSAFFQVFFSIKDLPYIAVLDEKNNFYGILTHTRLLDMLSQSWNVNIGSYVLTVVASGERGDLEDITKIITKYTSIASVISLDAQEGELVHRIMFTLPAEVDSDRLNRIIAALERKDFRVPEVENLQEEKTL